The following are encoded together in the Fundulus heteroclitus isolate FHET01 chromosome 19, MU-UCD_Fhet_4.1, whole genome shotgun sequence genome:
- the srp14 gene encoding signal recognition particle 14 kDa protein, producing the protein MVLLENDSFLTELTRLFQKCRTSGSVVITLKKYDGRTKPVPKKGHPESFEPADNKCLIRASDGKKKISTVVSTKEVIKFQMAYSNLLRAHIDGLKKKDKKSKSKKTKAT; encoded by the exons ATGGTGTTACTCGAAAATGATTCG TTCCTCACAGAGCTCACTCGGCTCTTCCAGAAGTGCCGGACATCGGGGAGTGTTGTCATCACGCTAAAGAAGT acgACGGCAGAACTAAACCGGTGCCCAAAAAAGGCCACCCGGAGTCCTTTGAACCGGCGGATAACAAGTGTCTCATCCGAGCCTCTGATGGCAAGAAGAAAATTAGCACAGTG GTCAGCACCAAAGAAGTAATCAAGTTTCAGATG GCATACTCCAACCTCCTAAGAGCTCACATAGATGGTCTTAAGAAGAAAGATAAGAAAAGCAAGAGCAAGAAAACCAAAGCCACATAA